A region of Panicum virgatum strain AP13 chromosome 8N, P.virgatum_v5, whole genome shotgun sequence DNA encodes the following proteins:
- the LOC120685065 gene encoding uncharacterized protein LOC120685065, producing the protein MAAEASSSRAARGVRILDPEEVRRSAAPWTSLGVDGADREEEAAAKARARTRECGVYVGHGGDARRMVVWLRAELELLGVPCVAADRRLCRDAPAHAAARAAVDAAVVGVVVVTPTTLRNPYAIEEVRAFLDRGALVPVFVGVTRGDFVADDVVAGRGDLWEKYGGDLWMAYDGLEEDRREAVEGLARAETAVEVRVGDLRDRVLDVLEILGARLGRRAVAPAVRTWRAEAGLEIPFPWNTGFVGREKELLDLESMLRGGARAHDKAAGKRPMPPNGAVVSEWPFIDGVVCISGASGAGKTELALEFAHRHRHEYKKVLWVHGEARYLRQSYLKLADHLGIAVGDSFVQSTGRAAARSLHDIEGNAIAKINKELARDIPYLVVIDNLESEKDWWDRRPVGELLPRGCRRTRVIVTTRLAGDLQGVRTLALGDLDASHALRLMKGTRALRDDDSAILRDIQETVGGVPLGLALVGAMLSEVAVAPAELLAAMRRAPHRAPTWEARDDAALRDNPGLVQLLDACFALLGREAAAGLEEVALRLLEASSFFAPVPIPAAMLVDAARAAVAVDTPWKRFKRTMRLPCASPRAPSFAGGAEQEALATLLRLGVARRSTREGCVSVHGVFRLFSRKVGSGRAARAVVDAVAAAARNTDEHAWAACLSVFRFDAPAASVELPAPELARFVTGSVLPLAARCLAGYSACAAALELLREATDGVFEAEEKYVGTPRRSGNGSSAYVELDPKVYRELARSRADLLVARARVMVRAGERAVAEDHCQSAINIMEVVCGDWHPATLAVRAFLEQDVLVQTMNGVEPITV; encoded by the coding sequence atggcggcggaggcgtcgaGTTCCAGGGCCGCGCGCGGGGTCCGCATCCTGGACCCGgaggaggtgaggaggagcgcggcgccGTGGACCTCCCTGGGGGTCGACGGGGCCGACCGCGAGGAGGAGGCTGCGGCGAAGGCGAGGGCGAGGACGCGCGAGTGCGGCGTCTAcgtcggccacggcggcgacgcgcggAGGATGGTGGTGTGGCTGcgcgccgagctcgagcttcttGGCGTGCCCTGCGTCGCGGCCGACCGGCGCCTGTGCAGGGACGCGCCGGCgcacgcggccgcgcgggccgccgtgGACGCGGCCGTGGTCGGGGTGGTCGTCGTCACTCCGACGACGCTGCGCAACCCCTACGCCATCGAGGAGGTTCGGGCCTTCCTTGACCGCGGCGCGCTCGTGCCGGTCTTCGTCGGGGTCACCAGGGGCGACttcgtcgccgacgacgtcgtGGCGGGGCGCGGTGACCTGTGGGAGAAGTACGGGGGCGATCTCTGGATGGCCTACGACGggctggaggaggaccggagggAGGCCGTGGAGGGGCTCGCCCGCGCGGAGACGGCGGTGGAGGTGCGCGTCGGCGACCTTCGCGACCGCGTCCTCGACGTGCTCGAGATCCTCGGCGCGCGGCTCGGGCGGCGGGCAGTGGCCCCGGCCGTCAGGACGTGGCGCGCCGAGGCGGGCCTGGAGATCCCGTTCCCCTGGAACACGGGCTTCGTCGGCCGGGAGAAGGAGCTGCTCGACCTCGAGTCCatgctgcgcggcggcgctcgtgccCACGACAAGGCCGCCGGGAAGAGGCCGATGCCTCCGAACGGCGCCGTCGTCAGCGAGTGGCCCTTCATCGACGGCGTGGTCTGCATCTCCGGCGCGTCCGGCGCCGGCAAGACGGAGCTGGCGCTCGAGTTcgcgcaccggcaccggcacgaGTACAAGAAGGTGCTCTGGGTGCACGGCGAGGCGAGGTACCTGCGCCAGAGCTACCTCAAGCTCGCCGACCACCTCGGCATCGCCGTCGGCGATAGCTTCGTGCAGTCGACGGGGCGGGCCGCCGCCAGGAGCCTCCACGACATCGAGGGCAACGCCATCGCCAAGATCAACAAGGAGCTCGCCCGCGACATCCCGTACCTCGTCGTCATCGACAACCTCGAGAGCGAGAAGGACTGGTGGGACCGCCGGCCCGTCGGGGAGCTCCTCCCCCGCGGCTGCCGGCGCACGCGAGTCATCGTTACgacgcggctcgccggcgacctgcAGGGGGTCAGGACGCTCGCGCTGGGAGACCTCGACGCGTCCCACGCCTTGCGCCTGATGAAAGGCACGCGCGCGCTCCGCGACGACGACTCGGCTATCCTTAGGGACATCCAGGAGACGGTAGGCGGCGTGCCTCTAGGGCTCGCCCTCGTCGGCGCGATGCTCTCCGAGGTCGCCGTCGCCCCGGCGGAGCTCCTTGCCGCGATGCGGCGCGCGCCGCATCGGGCGCCGACGTGGGAGGCCAGGGACGACGCCGCGTTGCGCGACAACCCGGGCCTGGTGCAGCTCCTGGACGCGTGCTTCGCCCTGCTGGGGCGGGAAGCGGCGGCCGGGCTCGAGGAGGTGGCTCTCCGGCTGCTGGAGGCCAGCAGCTTCTTCGCGCCGGTGCCGATCCCGGCGGCGATGCTCGTCGacgccgcccgcgcggccgTAGCCGTCGACACGCCGTGGAAGCGGTTCAAGCGCACGATGAGGCTACCCTGCGCCTCGCCGCGAGCGCCGTcgttcgccggcggcgccgagcagGAGGCGCTGGCGACGCTGCTGCGCCTAGGGGTGGCCCGGCGGAGCACGCGGGAGGGGTGCGTGTCCGTGCACGGCGTGTTCCGGCTCTTCAGCCGCAAGGTCGGCTCCGGCCGGGCCGCCCGCGCCGTCGtggacgccgtcgccgccgccgcgcggaacACCGACGAGCACGCGTGGGCGGCGTGCCTGTCGGTGTTCAGGTtcgacgcgccggcggcgagcgtcgagctgccggcgccggagctCGCGCGGTTCGTCACGGGCTCCGTGCTGCCCCTCGCCGCGCGCTGCCTGGCCGGGTACtcggcgtgcgccgccgcgctcgagcTGCTCCGGGAGGCCACCGACGGCGTCTTCGAGGCCGAGGAGAAGTACGTCGGCACGCCTCGCCGGAGCGGCAACGGCAGCAGCGCGTACGTGGAGCTGGACCCCAAGGTGTACCGGGAGCTCGCGCGGTCGAGGGCGGATCTCCTGGTGGCGCGGGCGAGGGTGATGGTGAgggccggcgagcgcgccgtcgccgaggaCCACTGCCAGTCGGCGATCAACATCATGGAGGTGGTCTGCGGCGACTGGCACCCGGCGACGCTGGCCGTCCGGGCGTTTCTAGAGCAGGACGTGCTCGTCCAAACCATGAACGGAGTAGAACCCATCACGGTGTAG